The genome window TTAAGGCAAAGTTACAAATCACTGACGCCTATGTGGTTGATTTGGCAAATATCTTCGCTATGTTAGCAAAAAACTTGtctatttacacatccagcagatagAAAGCAATAGTAGCAATCAtttattgtgtttgtatttaccTGATAAATGCAGTAAAGTACAATATTCAGTGTTCTTTTAGGGCTGTTTTGGTCTTGGAAAACCACCTCCATCTTTAGCCgctaaatgttttaatgatgttCAGCCGTTAGTCGCTGACAGTGTCAGTCTGACGTTTTGTGCAAGATAACGTGTTTTTACTCTGTTTCATTCAGAACAGCTGCAGGAGGTAGCTGAATATAAAAGCAGTGACTGAATCACAATGTAAGGTCCAAAGGTGTGGGCTGAAAAACTATGAGATTATGTATCTTCTTTGCCGTAAAATATGGAGCCTCAAAATATTTTGATGGTACAATGTCTTGCACTAGGGTGAATAGATTTTGAGAAATGAACTaattttaccttaaaaaaaaaagaaagaaagacagaaagaaagaaagaaagaaagaaagaaatacatttcagtactaaatttcatttcattattatttatacTCACTCTTTACACGCAAGTAGATGCCCGCTTCCTGCCTCTGGCTGGCAGTGAATAGTGCACTGCATTTCAGATATCTTCCGTTGTCGTTAGCTGATGTTGTCAATGTCAGTGTGGAGACAGTCCTCCACAGAGCATCCCCAATTTTTCTGGTTTCAGTGGGGCCTGTCGTGCCCCCATAGCTCCATGTGAATTCTGGCAGATGCTTTGGGCATGTGTACTGGGCAGTGCAGGTTACTTTGCTTGCTTGGCCCTCAAGAAATTCTTGGGATGTAGGTTGGATGGTCAAGGGTAAAAAGGAGCCTGAGAAAGAAAAAtggtaaatgtaaaaataaaaaaattctgcataagagaaattttgttttattcttgcaTACTCATCACATACATTCTGCCTTTAGGGTTCGAGAGGCCTTTTCAGTGACACCGCCTGTATGTTGGACAGTGCACTCCACTACTTGGAGGTCACTCTTTATGTTCAATGTGGTCGTCAAAGTCGTTTTAGTTGTGCCATCAGACGTTGAGTAATGAGTTGGCTGGTTGCCTCGCGTGGGGATGTTGAGTGTCAGGGTGGGTGAAAAGGTGCGACAGGTGTGATAAACAGTGCACATCACTGTTACTGTCTGTCCAACCTTCATGTTGCCGGTGAATGTGATCTCTGGTTTCTCTGCCCGCccttgaaagaaatgtgaagaattattgatagaaatataaatacatCCAAGTGCATCTTTTTCTACACTCAACATTATAACTTACCAACTACTTCAATTGTCACAGTCTTATCAAAGAATCGATAGGTGCTTTTCCCAACATTCTCTGGATCTACCCAGGGGTAAATCTTCTGCCTGTGGTCAGACCATTTCACTGGGTAGATTTGAAGACTGCATTGCCTGGTGTATGAGGTAGAAACTCTAAATGTTCTTCCCCTAAATTTGCCAATGACGTCGTTTGGGTACCGGTCATCATAAACCAAAGGATAACCACGATCACGATACTGGTACCAAACAACACGAGTTGGATTACGGGGTGGATACTGATAGTAGTCATAAGTGCATGGGATGACAAGGCAGGAGCCCAACAATGCTTTCATATTGCTTGGCATCTTAACATCCCAAGCCCTGGAACTGTAGCAAATGTATCCTGCAAGAGGACCAGAAcgcaaaaagaaaattatttaaaaaaatcaaaacgaTAGGTAAATATTTTTATGTAATTAACAGAAACTGAATTGCACAAATTACAGTACCTAGGATACAGAAGCTCAGGAGACGATGGATAAATCGAGACATCCTGTAGATATAGGACACATAAAACATGTGTAAAATGAACACCTTAGTATTGTAAGAGATACGACTTTACTGTCATCCGCCTGTAGACAATGTACATCACATAGGGGAAGTGTGTCTTCTGACGGCCGACAGGTGCAAATCACAACAGCAAGTTGTAAAACACAATGACAATTCAGGAAATACAACAACAAGTTGGAAAACACGAATGCAAATTCCAAAAACACAACGACATTAACCAGGAAACACATCAGAATTTTGCCAAATGGAAAAGGGCGGGACTTGTACTTCTTGAATCTAATTAGGCAGATCAGTATCAATAACAGTGGGGCCGTGCAGAGCTCCACGCTGTTCTACATCATACAGAAGAGGACACGCTTGGTCATCATGCTCTACATCGACAAAGGGAAAATTGGCGAAAAcatccatttcttttttcatataaTATTGTGAATAGTTCACACGATATCGTGTCAGTAACATTTGACATTACTGAATACATTGTGAACGACGTGAAGTGTTGAGAAAGTTgataaatgaattaatcaacTTTAAttgactttaaaagaaaaaatgaattagTCAATATTCAGACGGGAGTAAAGTAAACATCTATGCTATATATAATTTGCACGTTTATCTGTATACAGTGCATATGTGTGAATCTTCTTTACCCTTGAGAAAATTCCAATTTCCCCATAACACAaagttaaaaatgtgatttgttctGAGCTCCAATGTAAAAGATCCTCTCCAGACTGTTTTAAGATGTATAAAAGATGTACACTTTGACTCATGTGTTTCTGATATGGTCTCTCCACACAAAAGTGCTATTATCTTGATAAATCCTGAAAATTacaccctctctttctcccttatGAAACAAATCCTGACTCTTTTATTATACAAATATGTGTCATTTCAAAAGTGGAATGCAACATATGATTTTTCAAGACATAACAAGGTTATGATGTGCAGTCATGAGTTTTGCTGgcagttagcacctacattacgtctgacaaactcttacagacctgggatttgtatttatggCAGTGGTGCTGCACtaagaaactgtggggggcgccaaatcccACAACAtgacaatttctacataatgctgCTATAACTACTGCACAGGGGATGTGCTCTACTACTGAATAGATCATTCACAGTGTTTGTTCACTGGAGGCTTCCACATGGACTTGCAATAAATAAAGGACCGTAACTgactttcaaaatgtattgtGAAGTTACAAGTCATGCTGTAGACCCACCTCTAAAAATCTCTTAAATttcttaataaataaatcacagaaCAATTTCCACTTTTAAcagtgaatgtgaagacagcGTTTTAATGTCAAACTCTGTACATCTttctacacagtgaagctcaaacaatCAACtggaggaacaagaagaaaaacacgtttttgaCTAAATGATCAAAACTGGAGCAGAAGAATATACAGCAATGTCAGAGTTGCAGAACAACAGTACATGATATACGTGCAAATTCCTTGTTATCACAGTAAAACCAGCTCAGCctaaataattacatttctgcCTGTTTTCTCCATATGTTGGATTATTTCTCAACAGGAATTAGAACAAATTGAATTAGAATTTAGAAGCGTGCAGGAGCTGTTTCCTACTTAAATGATGTCTGAACTGTCTCAGACTTCtcataaaataaacaatgtcTGTGTTGCTATTTCCCAGAAACAACTTTGAAGAAGCTTTAATATCACATTAGTCTTTTTTCgataaattaattttaaattaaCTTCTTTTCAGcatacaaacaaataataatctACGTGTGAAATGTGGGGAAAAGAAAAGGCTTGCTTATAACCTGTTCTCGTGAAATATTAGAATGACTTACCTTCGGAGCTGAACGCTCATGAAGAGATTTTACAACCTTTATCAAAAGTCCCCTAACACCCACACTTGATTTTAAGAAACCTCCCCCTGAGATGTGGGTGGAGAGCACAATTTACCAATCACAAGATGGCTGCAGATCCTGCTTGCAGACCTGATTTGGTATGAAAAACCAAATGATGATTCTCTCATCATGTATTTTGCTTTCCATTACTACaatttttccattcatcatgGAGCCACAGTAGCTCTCTTTCTGTGGACTATACTGTGAGTCCCACATCCGTGTTAAGTCACTTTTGCGAATGAATGTGAAAtatcaaatactgtatatgaGTTTATACATTGGCATAAATTTGTTAAAGAAATCGCTTAACATTTTGGCTAGTAAACTTATTTGCCTTTTTGCCAAGAGTGAAATGAGGAGATTGATTCCACTCTTATGTCTGAGCTAGCAGACGCTTAGCTTGGCAACAGCTCGCAAATAAACAGGATAATATCACTTGTTGTAATAAGTGAGGTGGCAGTCGGAAGACTCCGTGACCCTTTGAATGAAAACCTAcaaccattttttgtttttggtatCAACTTATTTAATTCAATCTCAGTATGGCATTTTGGATGTTCCAGGTTAAACAATggcaaaacaacacacacacacacacacacacatactaataCTGCTGTGCAGAAATCTTAACAATTGTAGACATCcagaaatacatttcataaaaacCGTTGAtaagttttattcaaaacacatttaatttttccGAAACAATATGATGAaattagagacagacagaaagcgCTGAATACATATGATACGTCATTATGAGTGTCGACAGTTCTGTTTGCTGTGATCCCAGCTCTTTTTGGAAGACTTTGTCTCAGAGGTTTCCATAGATGTTGAGGTCCGCAGTGTTTATGTAGTCGTCACCGTCATCAAGGTCCTGTGAGAGATTATGGACATAGATGCTGACAGTGTCGCTTTACTGTTTGTATatataaacatgaataaatcacGACCGATTCAATAATACCTCTTTGTAATTGCAGGATTTTGGCTGGCTGAGTCCCATTCacagcaaaagcaacaacaagaagagagagataaagaatGAAACTAGACACTGCTGTACTAACATAAACTATATCTATATTCAATTAAGTTGACTGGCTCAAGTGGAGTGAGCCGAGTACCTTTTGGGCGACGGGAAACGAGGTTTAGAGACTTTCTGCCCAGCACAGGATTTTGAATTCACATTATTGGGCCTGTCGATTGAAATTTGTGTCACTATACAGTTgggtaaacacaaacatttaactttCATACTAGTAACACACTTACAAATCACCCATATACGTGTCCCCTGTAGGCCTCCACACAGATAATGCAAGATAAATTATAAACATGCTAGATGTGCTAGTTTCACTATTAAAAAAAGTGCATTCTCAAAGGTTAagtttaatgaaaatgtcaaaaccaAGTTTGACCTGCAAAAACAACCGATTACTGATGATGTCCCCCACACAGACCATCTGCACGGAAacaaagaggaacagaaacTATGCAAATCttatgtggcatataaataaAGTGAAGATCTTATCAAACACAACCAAAAAAGGTCCCGCACAGTGGTGTTAGATCAGAGTAGGCGGTCTAGATATACAACTGTCGAAGGAATAGTTTGCTAAAGTCATGTTTAGCATGTAGAGCGGCCCGTGAAATGCATTCTTGCCTGTGGTCAGATCGAGATGGTCCAGGGCCACCAGAGCGAATCCTGAAAATTTCACAGATTAAATTatacatcaataaaatgaaaaggtGCAAGACAACAGTATTCTGTCGAAGTCTTGTGGATGAGAcaggaaaaatatttttaaaaacacttctcACCTGCGAGACAGCCTAGACAGCCGGTTCCACATGCTAAATGTTAACGCAAAACACATCATGAAAATGCAGGAAAATTACTGAAATCATGTGGAAATGAGTGAAACACTATGAGATTAATTTGCTTTACAACATTTTTACCTGCCATCCCGACTTTGGAGTTCCGTGATGCGTCTCCTtaagcaaaaagaaaatgtcatgttGGAGCACATAGTTGTGAAATGTGCAAGTATGTATGATTTTTTCACTCATAGAACATTTATCACCTCTCTGGTGTGCTCTGTCTATCACTTGAAATCAGAGTCCTGCATTACTCACTTGTATTTTTTCACCATGAAAATGCAGAAGAATCCAAAGACCACAGCAGTGCCAAGGCCCACTACTGTGGGTATGATGATGTGGTTATAGTTCTCTGTACCTAACAGACAGAATGAAAGGCATTGTTTTACCTTATATTGCACAAATATAACCAACATATACGTTTCCAAATAAAGGACATTCTGAAAATTCAACAACAGAGTTAAAAGATCTCACGTTTTACATAAAGCATCACTTTTTTCGAGGAcgacttcctctcctctccatggAAGGTTGCTGTGCAGGTGAGCTCACTGTGGTCGTCCTGCTCTCTAGGAGTGAACGTCAGGATGGACAGCACCTCCCACGTGCCAGGTTTAATTTCTTTGTGGACCTCCGAGATGTCATCTTTCTTGCCCATACTCCATGTGAGTGTAGGTGGATGGGAGGTGCAGGTGTGGGTGACAGAGCAGAAGATAGAGTGCGGATGATCTTCAATGGCTGTCTTTGGGTTAGTCAGGATGGGTTCTGGAGGATCAGCTAtaatagaagaaaaaaaggtaGAGATTTAGTCAGAGGCAATCATTGTGGCATAGAACTGGCATTGATTTATGAAATTTTGGAAAGCTGGTGACATACCGAGTATTTTAAACTCGACACAATCGTCAGCAAAGGTGAAGTTCTTAGATGTGGAAGATATTTCAATCGAGAGGCAGAAAGACCCAGTGTCGTGATCTTTGATGTCAGTGATTTCTAAGGTGCAGTTGTTCTGATTCAAATGTCCCAACAACTTTGTGCGGCCCCTAAAGCTGTCCAAAACGTCGTCTTCATCCTCAGAATAGATGCGCTCATTTTGTTGACTTGAACGAAACCAGATCCCTGTGCGCCCCAAGTTCCTTTGTTCTTTAGGAAGGGTGTACGAACAGGGTACCACAACACAGGACCCAACCAGGGCATCAAGGTTTTTCACAACACTGGCCTTCCACTCTTCACCAAACACAGGGCTGCTGATGGCTGAAAGAGAATTATGGAAGTGAGAAAGTTTGTACCTCTAGGAAGTTGTGTTTGATGGTtttgtttaaaggggcactatgtaattCAAACTAAGAAAaggaacatttacatttttcatcagggaataaacactgaaatataGTTCATTAAAAcagtaatttgatttatttccataagtgaatgcacaagctgtcctcagaatTTGATTAGGTCCCCAGAATGATGTTTGAGGCTATAAAGGTAGCTATGTTCCTGcaaatttaaacaaagtaaCTGAATGAAAGTGTATTGTCCTTTGTTTGTtcatcaataaaaaaatgttttttttaaatcaatacatGCAGATTTTTCTCTTTGATCAAGATTTATTCCCCAacaactacacagtgcacctttaagtggaGTGCATGTAGGAATGATATTGAAGTGTGTAATTATGTTACCTGCCATGAGCAGAAGGAAAATCATCATCTTCCCCTCTTTGTCCATATCCCCCTGAGGTTTTGTTGATGTTACACACTGTGGgatgtttaaattaaatttaagtaAATAAGAagcaaaaatatgtaaaaatagaTCTTCTCCAAGCACACTAATCTTTGAATGCAAGAGccattcatttatattataGAGCATATAATGGCATTGTTAATGCCCTCAACAGGGATATACAGGTCTGAAACAGaacatcacacactcaccatCCATTCAAATGTTCTcaccaaaagtaaaaaatacattCTTGTGATGATTGCAATAAAAGTATTACACACGTTGAAGAAATATACTTATATTTACGACCAACAGTGATGATAAATAAAGGTGTAAAGCTGCATTAATCCCAAATCCAGCTGTTTATTAATTGGCATGATCAAGTATAAGTATTGGGAGCTTACCTGATGCAGTCTGGCTGATCAGAGCCGTCCGTTTCTACTGAAAGAACCTCCTTGAGGACCGTGTGCGGAGCGCCGTTCTGCAATTAAGTTGACATATGATCCCAACAGAGAAGTGGAAAAACGCAGGTTagaaatctgtcttttttttctttatgtggGTGAGGTAAAAGCAGATGtagcagaggcagcagcagtacAGTTAATGGTGTAGAAAGCAGGAAGTGGTCTCTTATTTAAGTGTGTGATGTGAGAGTTAGAGATGTATTTCATCTTTTTTGCATGGAGTAATATATCCTTTTTGTGAAATtctaaagttgagttttgggatatgaataaaaacaaacaatcaaacgATTGG of Sparus aurata chromosome 17, fSpaAur1.1, whole genome shotgun sequence contains these proteins:
- the LOC115567107 gene encoding myeloid cell surface antigen CD33-like; amino-acid sequence: MDKEGKMMIFLLLMAAISSPVFGEEWKASVVKNLDALVGSCVVVPCSYTLPKEQRNLGRTGIWFRSSQQNERIYSEDEDDVLDSFRGRTKLLGHLNQNNCTLEITDIKDHDTGSFCLSIEISSTSKNFTFADDCVEFKILADPPEPILTNPKTAIEDHPHSIFCSVTHTCTSHPPTLTWSMGKKDDISEVHKEIKPGTWEVLSILTFTPREQDDHSELTCTATFHGEERKSSSKKVMLYVKRTENYNHIIIPTVVGLGTAVVFGFFCIFMVKKYKRRITELQSRDGSMWNRLSRLSRRIRSGGPGPSRSDHRRPTGDTYMGDLPNNVNSKSCAGQKVSKPRFPSPKSQPKSCNYKEDLDDGDDYINTADLNIYGNL